One genomic window of Deinococcus deserti VCD115 includes the following:
- the crtI gene encoding phytoene desaturase family protein translates to MARPPELTRRKVAVIIGAGIGGLSLGIRLQSLGFDTTILERLDGPGGRGYQKRTPDGYVFDMGPTVITVPHFIEELFALERDRAALGAEDFPPAVRQAPRVTSGESGGPRTRDYVKLVPILPFYRIVFDDGSYFDYDGDPEGTRRQIAALAPEDLEGYERFHRDAQAIFERGFLELGYTHFGDVPTMLGAVPDLLRLDAVRTLFSFTSKYFRSDKMRQVFSFETLLVGGNPLSVPAIYAMIHFVEKTWGIHYAMGGTGALVQAMVRKFEELGGTVRYDAGVEEILVTDEWGQLVRTPLGRRQARGVRLESGETVPADLVVSNGDWANTYLRRVPRAARLVNSDLRVRAARQSMSLLVIYFGFRDNGRPLGLRHHNILLGPRYEALLREIFGQKVLGADFSQYLHVPTLTDPSLAPEGHHAAYTLVPVPHNGSGLDWTVQGPLLVDRVLNYLEERGVIPDLRARLTHLEYVTPDYFETTLDSYLGNAFGPEPVLTQSAFFRPHNRSEDVSNLYLVGAGAQPGAGTPSVMMSAKMTARLIAQDFGVPAEITG, encoded by the coding sequence ATGGCGCGTCCACCAGAACTCACCCGGCGCAAGGTTGCCGTGATTATCGGGGCAGGCATTGGCGGGCTGAGCCTGGGCATCCGCCTGCAGAGCCTGGGCTTCGACACGACCATTCTGGAGCGCCTTGACGGGCCCGGTGGACGCGGGTATCAGAAACGCACGCCCGACGGCTACGTGTTCGATATGGGCCCGACCGTCATCACGGTGCCGCACTTTATCGAGGAACTGTTTGCACTGGAACGTGACCGCGCCGCCCTGGGCGCCGAAGATTTTCCGCCGGCGGTCCGTCAGGCGCCGAGGGTGACGTCCGGCGAAAGCGGTGGCCCCCGGACCCGCGACTACGTCAAGCTGGTGCCGATCCTGCCGTTCTACCGGATCGTGTTTGATGACGGCTCGTATTTCGATTACGACGGTGACCCAGAAGGAACCCGCCGGCAGATCGCGGCGCTGGCGCCCGAGGATCTGGAGGGCTACGAGCGCTTTCACCGTGACGCCCAGGCCATCTTCGAGCGAGGATTCCTGGAGCTGGGCTACACGCATTTCGGTGATGTGCCCACGATGCTGGGCGCCGTGCCTGACCTGCTCCGCCTGGACGCCGTGCGCACACTGTTCTCGTTCACGTCAAAGTACTTCCGCTCGGACAAGATGAGGCAGGTGTTTTCGTTCGAGACGTTGCTGGTCGGCGGCAACCCGCTGAGCGTTCCGGCGATTTACGCCATGATTCATTTTGTCGAGAAGACCTGGGGAATCCATTACGCGATGGGCGGGACCGGGGCGCTGGTTCAGGCCATGGTGCGCAAATTTGAGGAGCTCGGCGGGACCGTCCGATATGACGCCGGGGTCGAGGAGATTCTGGTTACCGACGAGTGGGGTCAGCTGGTCCGGACTCCGCTGGGACGTCGTCAGGCGCGTGGCGTGCGCCTGGAAAGCGGCGAGACAGTGCCGGCCGATCTGGTGGTCAGCAACGGCGACTGGGCCAACACCTACCTCCGGCGGGTTCCGCGCGCGGCGCGGCTGGTCAACTCCGACCTGCGGGTGCGCGCCGCCCGCCAGAGCATGAGCCTGCTGGTGATCTATTTCGGATTTCGGGACAACGGCCGGCCGCTCGGGCTGCGCCACCACAACATTCTGCTGGGCCCGCGCTATGAAGCCCTGTTGCGAGAGATCTTCGGACAGAAGGTGCTGGGGGCAGACTTCAGCCAGTACCTGCACGTGCCGACCCTGACCGATCCGTCCCTTGCTCCCGAAGGGCACCACGCGGCGTACACCCTGGTTCCTGTGCCGCACAACGGCAGCGGACTGGACTGGACCGTTCAGGGACCTCTGCTGGTGGACCGCGTTCTGAATTATCTGGAAGAACGGGGCGTTATTCCAGACCTGCGGGCGCGCCTGACGCATCTGGAGTACGTGACGCCCGATTACTTCGAAACGACGCTGGACAGTTATCTGGGGAATGCCTTCGGGCCTGAACCGGTGCTGACCCAGAGCGCCTTCTTCCGTCCGCACAACCGCAGCGAGGACGTGTCCAACCTGTATCTGGTGGGCGCTGGGGCCCAGCCGGGCGCCGGGACGCCCAGTGTGATGATGTCGGCCAAGATGACCGCGCGCCTGATCGCCCAGGACTTTGGAGTGCCTGCCGAAATCACGGGGTAG
- a CDS encoding phytoene desaturase family protein has translation MNVVVIGAGFAGLAAALRLSRGGARVTVLDRLDRAGGKAALGDEDFSSGPTVVTMPQVFRALYERLDWDPPALEPARPVTLYHAPHGRTFGPEAPGQPGALESTLAQLTTPEASDYRRLLALARELYEAAAPTFLFAQPPGPAALARYAARHGRRASPLTPLHQLVESGPFLTPFWLRFATYLGADPYRAPAVLHNIAWVELGGGVWHLEGGLLQLAARMQAEAQARGVQFESVTQVTSLHTRGGQVVAAHTSRGVFTADAWVSAADHHLTARWLGRQTRHAALGVSGFALQLRLHEDYGQGHHVFWPADYQQEWRDIRRGKLPRDPTLYLHLDGRRAFVLVNAPPQPELHAQADNYAALILSQLQARFPLAVAEWRALSPEDYARTARAGALYGRAPHGLLGSLRPGWRVRGLSNLVQVGGTVFPGGGVPLSMLSGWNGAGELLGLPYDPLGGPDFV, from the coding sequence GTGAATGTGGTCGTGATCGGCGCCGGTTTTGCCGGGCTGGCTGCCGCGCTCCGCTTGTCGCGCGGTGGCGCGCGCGTGACTGTTCTGGACCGGCTGGACCGGGCTGGGGGCAAGGCCGCGCTGGGCGACGAGGACTTCTCCAGCGGGCCTACCGTGGTGACCATGCCCCAGGTCTTCCGGGCCCTGTATGAGCGCTTGGACTGGGATCCCCCGGCGCTGGAGCCCGCCCGGCCGGTGACGCTCTATCACGCCCCTCACGGCCGCACCTTTGGCCCTGAAGCGCCGGGACAGCCTGGGGCGCTGGAGAGTACCCTGGCCCAGCTGACCACGCCCGAGGCCAGCGATTACCGCCGCCTGCTGGCCCTTGCCCGTGAGCTGTACGAGGCGGCTGCTCCCACCTTTCTGTTTGCCCAGCCTCCTGGACCTGCGGCGCTGGCCCGGTACGCGGCCCGGCATGGCCGCCGCGCCTCCCCACTGACTCCGCTGCACCAGCTGGTGGAGAGTGGCCCGTTCCTGACCCCCTTCTGGCTGCGGTTCGCCACGTACCTCGGCGCGGACCCCTACCGCGCTCCGGCCGTACTGCACAACATTGCCTGGGTCGAGCTGGGCGGCGGAGTCTGGCACCTGGAAGGCGGTCTGCTGCAACTCGCAGCCCGGATGCAGGCAGAAGCCCAGGCCAGAGGCGTGCAGTTTGAGAGCGTCACGCAAGTCACTTCGCTGCATACGCGGGGGGGACAGGTGGTTGCTGCCCACACCTCACGGGGGGTATTTACTGCCGACGCCTGGGTCAGCGCCGCGGATCATCATCTGACGGCCCGGTGGCTGGGGCGGCAGACCCGGCACGCCGCACTGGGTGTGAGCGGCTTTGCCCTGCAGCTTCGTCTTCATGAGGACTACGGGCAGGGTCACCACGTGTTCTGGCCTGCCGACTACCAGCAGGAGTGGCGCGACATCCGCCGCGGGAAGCTGCCGCGTGACCCCACGCTGTACCTGCACCTCGATGGCCGGCGGGCCTTTGTGCTGGTCAACGCTCCGCCGCAGCCGGAACTTCATGCCCAGGCTGACAACTACGCCGCGCTGATCCTGAGCCAGCTTCAGGCGCGTTTTCCCCTGGCCGTCGCGGAGTGGCGGGCGCTTTCTCCTGAAGACTACGCGCGTACCGCCAGGGCCGGGGCCCTGTATGGCCGTGCGCCTCACGGGCTCCTGGGCAGCCTGCGCCCGGGCTGGCGGGTCCGCGGACTGAGCAATCTCGTGCAGGTGGGCGGAACCGTATTTCCCGGAGGCGGCGTGCCGCTCTCTATGCTGTCGGGTTGGAACGGCGCGGGCGAATTGCTGGGGCTCCCATACGACCCGCTGGGCGGCCCCGACTTCGTGTAA
- a CDS encoding glycosyltransferase — protein MKALLRTLPWVVLSVKVAVALVNVVAFPRLVPGGAGSEKSRRVSVLVPARDEAPNLRLNLGGVLGQEALEVLVLDDDSRDETSEVAAGLGACVLRGQPLPPGWNGKTWACHQLSRAAQGDFLLFTDADVTWSPGALNALLAEQERTGADLLSVFPRQANVTPGERLLTPLVDHVLLTLLPAPLLRVRHRLASAANGQVMLFRREAYTRLGGHAAVQNHLLEDVALSQHVKAAGGRVSVALGRDLISVRMYRSYPESVRGFGKNALTVHGGSRLALSASWMLNLLTYTVPLLRGHPGPILLAGLEGVLVRRLTGRTRPADLAEILLAPLLPLAALPVYVRALRRNVEWKGRHYAQDRQ, from the coding sequence ATGAAGGCGCTGTTGCGTACCCTGCCGTGGGTTGTCCTGTCGGTCAAGGTGGCCGTGGCCCTGGTCAATGTGGTGGCCTTTCCCCGATTGGTTCCTGGCGGCGCTGGCTCCGAGAAGTCCCGGCGGGTCTCGGTGCTGGTGCCGGCCCGCGACGAGGCTCCCAACCTGCGCCTCAACCTGGGCGGCGTGCTGGGTCAGGAGGCCCTGGAAGTGCTGGTTCTGGACGACGACAGCCGGGACGAGACCAGCGAAGTGGCCGCCGGTCTGGGAGCCTGCGTCCTTCGCGGCCAGCCGCTGCCGCCGGGCTGGAACGGCAAGACCTGGGCATGTCATCAGCTCTCCCGCGCGGCTCAGGGAGACTTTCTTCTGTTTACCGACGCAGACGTCACGTGGTCACCTGGAGCTCTGAACGCACTCCTGGCTGAGCAGGAGCGGACTGGGGCCGACCTTCTGAGTGTCTTTCCGCGTCAGGCGAACGTCACCCCAGGCGAGCGGCTGCTTACGCCGCTGGTCGATCATGTGCTGCTGACGCTGCTGCCTGCGCCCCTGCTGCGCGTGCGGCACCGGCTGGCCAGCGCGGCGAACGGCCAGGTCATGCTGTTCCGGCGCGAAGCCTATACCCGCCTGGGGGGACACGCCGCCGTTCAGAACCACCTGCTGGAGGACGTCGCGTTGTCTCAACACGTCAAGGCTGCCGGAGGCCGGGTATCGGTCGCCCTGGGCCGCGACCTGATCAGCGTGCGGATGTACCGGTCCTATCCGGAGTCGGTGAGGGGCTTTGGCAAGAATGCGCTGACGGTGCATGGCGGATCCCGGCTGGCCCTGAGCGCGTCCTGGATGTTGAATCTGCTGACCTACACCGTTCCGTTGCTGCGGGGCCACCCCGGACCAATTCTTCTGGCAGGACTCGAAGGTGTGCTGGTCAGACGCCTGACCGGGCGTACCCGCCCCGCCGACCTTGCGGAAATACTGCTGGCCCCGCTGCTGCCTCTGGCGGCCCTGCCGGTGTATGTGCGTGCCCTGCGGCGGAACGTGGAATGGAAGGGCCGCCATTACGCCCAGGACCGCCAGTGA
- a CDS encoding DoxX family protein codes for MSLRSRPDPSTVLLAALFISAGMMHFLRPEFFDRIVPPATPMSPRTATLLSGAAELAGGLGLLHPRTRPAARWGLLALLVAVYPANLYMAQDPEKFSTPAWVVWARLPLQPLLMWWVWKTGRRTS; via the coding sequence ATGAGCCTGCGATCCCGCCCGGACCCTTCCACGGTGCTGCTGGCGGCCCTGTTTATCTCCGCTGGGATGATGCATTTTCTCAGACCGGAGTTTTTTGACCGTATCGTGCCGCCCGCCACGCCGATGTCGCCGCGCACCGCGACGCTGCTGAGCGGTGCGGCAGAGCTGGCAGGCGGCCTGGGGTTGCTGCATCCCCGGACCCGGCCGGCGGCCCGCTGGGGCCTGCTCGCCCTGCTGGTGGCGGTTTATCCGGCCAACCTGTACATGGCGCAGGACCCCGAGAAATTCAGCACTCCGGCCTGGGTGGTCTGGGCACGGCTGCCGCTTCAACCGCTGCTGATGTGGTGGGTCTGGAAAACCGGACGCCGGACGTCATGA
- a CDS encoding lysophospholipid acyltransferase family protein, with translation MNRWWIARMLRATIRRQVRQGLAGLWVRGEAPQGGAVLAPNHHSWWDGYLLAELAWQADQSLRVMMTTRQLARFPFLQLIGARPPEQLRPLARDAHAGCWVVVFPEGAIQAAGPLVDLQPGAAWLATAAGVPLVPVALRVAVRAGPSPEAFVRFGRPCPAPELPVRLAEVLAALDTDLAAADPALPPAGYLRRVMGRTSRPDEVTPAVRWLARLSGFQAPEEAPHHPRGRHGKMRP, from the coding sequence GTGAACCGCTGGTGGATCGCCCGGATGCTGCGGGCCACCATCCGGCGGCAGGTCCGCCAGGGCCTTGCGGGCCTCTGGGTCAGGGGAGAGGCGCCCCAGGGGGGCGCGGTGCTGGCCCCCAACCACCATTCCTGGTGGGACGGATACCTGCTGGCCGAGTTGGCCTGGCAGGCTGACCAGTCCCTGCGCGTCATGATGACCACGCGGCAGCTTGCCCGGTTTCCGTTTCTGCAGCTGATCGGGGCCCGGCCACCTGAACAGCTGCGTCCCCTGGCGCGTGACGCTCACGCCGGGTGCTGGGTCGTTGTCTTTCCCGAAGGAGCGATTCAGGCCGCCGGACCCCTAGTTGACCTTCAGCCCGGAGCGGCGTGGCTGGCCACTGCCGCCGGGGTTCCGCTGGTGCCGGTGGCCCTCCGGGTGGCGGTGCGCGCCGGACCATCCCCCGAGGCGTTTGTGCGCTTCGGCAGGCCGTGCCCTGCTCCAGAGCTGCCGGTGCGTCTGGCGGAGGTGCTGGCCGCACTTGACACCGATCTGGCTGCCGCCGATCCTGCATTGCCTCCTGCCGGGTATCTGCGCCGCGTCATGGGCCGTACCAGCCGCCCGGATGAAGTCACGCCGGCCGTTCGCTGGCTCGCCCGGCTGAGCGGTTTTCAGGCGCCCGAAGAAGCCCCCCATCATCCCCGTGGGCGACACGGCAAAATGCGCCCATGA
- a CDS encoding carotenoid biosynthesis protein, whose protein sequence is MTYLQYHLVFIVPVLLVLAALTARRRGPVAGRYNTNDRWSWSWFWALPLVAAAYTTPWDNYLVFREVWSYPPDRVLGRLGYVPYEEYAFFFLQTLITGLLLLLLLRRGGPARIASRPELVRWGGAALLLGLAFIGALCLRQESTLYLGLILAWAMPVLAGQWAFGGDLLMGRARLFWTATLLPTVYLWLTDAYAITHGIWQISARYTTGLNLGPLPLEEMLFFLVTNLLVVTGLMLFLHPAALERLGRARPYLRPWLGFAALYLLAKIPVPLWPGGFPLLGMLSTVFLCLAALTYAAQRVGWGRALSLLLLGSGTGWLVEWVGSQTGLPFGHYSYQGAPAPTLLGVPLIVPLGWFAMTLVATLLSGGRAWLAGLLLVAWDLGLEPLMTSQGYWTWQDPHPLWSGAPLLNFVGWWGIGTALSWAFVRLAPGLQPAASALHPGQVYLVELLFLPGGLLLFGQPVAAGVTLVAMALVLSQTRRAV, encoded by the coding sequence ATGACGTACCTGCAGTACCACCTGGTGTTTATCGTGCCGGTGCTGCTGGTGCTGGCGGCACTGACCGCGCGGCGCCGTGGTCCAGTGGCAGGCCGGTATAACACCAACGACCGCTGGAGCTGGAGCTGGTTCTGGGCCCTGCCGCTGGTGGCCGCCGCATACACCACTCCCTGGGACAACTATCTGGTGTTCCGCGAGGTGTGGTCCTACCCGCCCGACCGGGTGCTGGGCCGTCTGGGATACGTGCCTTACGAGGAGTACGCGTTCTTTTTCCTCCAGACCCTGATCACGGGTCTGCTGCTGCTGCTGCTGCTGCGCCGGGGCGGACCGGCACGGATCGCGTCCCGGCCAGAGCTCGTCCGGTGGGGCGGCGCGGCGCTGCTGCTGGGGCTTGCCTTTATAGGAGCGCTGTGTCTGCGTCAGGAAAGCACGCTGTACCTGGGTCTGATCCTGGCCTGGGCCATGCCCGTCCTGGCCGGACAGTGGGCCTTTGGGGGAGACCTGCTGATGGGCCGCGCACGGCTGTTCTGGACCGCGACGCTGCTGCCCACGGTGTACCTGTGGCTGACCGACGCGTACGCGATCACGCACGGCATCTGGCAGATTTCCGCGCGGTACACCACTGGCCTGAACCTGGGCCCCCTTCCTCTTGAGGAGATGCTGTTTTTCCTGGTGACCAACTTGCTGGTGGTCACTGGACTGATGCTGTTCCTGCATCCGGCGGCTCTTGAGCGCCTTGGCCGCGCCCGTCCGTACCTGCGTCCATGGCTGGGCTTTGCAGCGCTGTACCTGCTCGCCAAAATTCCGGTTCCCCTGTGGCCAGGTGGGTTCCCGTTGCTCGGAATGCTGAGCACGGTGTTTCTGTGCCTGGCAGCTCTGACATACGCCGCCCAGCGGGTGGGTTGGGGCCGGGCCCTGTCTCTGCTGCTGCTGGGCAGCGGGACGGGCTGGCTGGTTGAGTGGGTCGGCAGCCAGACCGGGCTTCCTTTCGGCCACTACAGCTACCAGGGCGCTCCGGCCCCCACGCTTCTGGGCGTTCCCCTGATTGTGCCGCTGGGCTGGTTTGCCATGACCCTGGTGGCCACGCTGCTGTCGGGTGGGCGGGCGTGGCTCGCGGGACTGCTGCTGGTGGCCTGGGACCTGGGACTTGAACCCCTGATGACCTCCCAGGGCTACTGGACCTGGCAGGACCCCCACCCGCTGTGGAGCGGCGCTCCACTGCTGAATTTCGTCGGCTGGTGGGGCATAGGCACCGCGCTGAGCTGGGCGTTCGTGCGGCTGGCCCCGGGTTTGCAGCCGGCAGCTTCGGCCCTCCATCCGGGGCAGGTGTATCTGGTCGAACTGCTGTTTCTGCCCGGAGGTCTGCTGCTGTTCGGTCAGCCGGTCGCTGCAGGCGTCACCCTGGTGGCCATGGCGCTGGTCCTGAGCCAGACCCGGCGGGCGGTGTGA
- a CDS encoding phytoene desaturase family protein, which yields MTDFDVIVMGAGHNALVTAAYAARAGLRVGVFERRHLVGGAVSTEEIIPGYRFDYGGSAHILIRMTPVVQELELSRYGLHYLELDPLFHCSDGETPWFIWRDRERTARELDSTFPGQGEAYSRFLDDWTPFARSVAELFNSAPGPLELGRMAVGSGRGRDSARQLSRILRPYGEVAREYFSEERVRAPLTWMAAQSGPPPTDPLSAPFLLWHPLYHEGGVARPKGGSGGLTQALTRATQAHGGQIFLNAPVQDILVKEGRAQGVRLANGEIYTARAVVAGSHVLTTAGALPPEYVPAAARDVRVGNGFGMILRLALSGKVHYRQHTEPESRVGLGLLIKSERQLMKGYGEFLAGEPTTDPPLVAMTFSAVDDSLAPPAGEVLWLWAQYYPFELASGSWETRTAEARENILNAFEHYAPGTREQIVGELVQTPAWLEQHLGLHRGNVMHLEMTFDQMFAFRPWMQASGYRWPGVKGLYLTGASTHPGGGIMGASGRTAARVLLSDLTRRRWQ from the coding sequence ATGACTGATTTCGATGTGATCGTGATGGGAGCGGGTCACAATGCTCTGGTCACGGCTGCGTATGCGGCGCGCGCGGGCCTGCGTGTCGGTGTGTTCGAGCGCCGGCATCTGGTCGGCGGCGCTGTGAGTACGGAGGAAATTATCCCGGGGTACCGGTTCGACTATGGGGGCAGCGCTCACATCCTGATCCGAATGACCCCAGTGGTTCAGGAGCTCGAGCTGTCGCGGTATGGCCTGCACTACCTGGAACTTGACCCCCTGTTTCACTGCTCCGACGGGGAGACTCCCTGGTTTATCTGGCGTGACCGGGAGCGCACAGCACGCGAGTTGGACAGTACCTTTCCCGGACAGGGCGAAGCCTATTCGCGCTTCCTGGATGACTGGACGCCCTTTGCCCGGAGTGTCGCCGAACTGTTTAACAGCGCTCCTGGGCCGCTGGAACTGGGCCGCATGGCGGTGGGCAGCGGCCGGGGGCGCGACAGCGCCCGGCAGCTCAGCCGCATCCTGCGCCCCTACGGCGAGGTGGCCCGTGAATACTTTTCGGAAGAGCGCGTCCGTGCCCCGCTGACCTGGATGGCCGCGCAGAGTGGCCCTCCCCCGACCGATCCACTCAGCGCTCCTTTTCTGCTGTGGCATCCGCTGTATCACGAGGGCGGCGTGGCGCGGCCAAAAGGCGGCAGCGGTGGCCTGACCCAGGCCCTGACCCGAGCGACCCAGGCGCACGGCGGGCAGATTTTCCTGAATGCGCCGGTGCAGGACATCCTGGTCAAAGAGGGCCGTGCCCAGGGCGTGCGGCTGGCCAATGGGGAGATCTACACGGCCCGCGCCGTGGTGGCCGGATCGCACGTTCTGACCACCGCCGGCGCCCTGCCACCGGAATACGTCCCGGCCGCTGCACGGGACGTGCGGGTCGGCAACGGGTTTGGCATGATTCTGCGGCTGGCGCTCAGCGGCAAGGTCCACTACCGCCAGCACACCGAGCCTGAAAGCCGGGTGGGGCTGGGCCTGCTGATCAAAAGCGAACGTCAGCTGATGAAAGGCTACGGTGAATTCCTGGCCGGTGAACCCACCACCGATCCCCCGCTGGTGGCCATGACCTTCAGCGCCGTAGACGATTCACTGGCGCCGCCTGCAGGCGAGGTCCTGTGGCTGTGGGCCCAGTATTATCCGTTTGAACTGGCCTCCGGAAGCTGGGAGACCCGCACGGCCGAGGCCCGTGAAAACATCCTGAATGCTTTCGAGCATTACGCGCCGGGCACCCGCGAGCAGATTGTCGGCGAACTGGTGCAGACGCCTGCGTGGCTTGAGCAGCACCTGGGGTTGCACCGCGGCAACGTGATGCACCTGGAAATGACTTTTGATCAGATGTTCGCCTTCCGGCCGTGGATGCAGGCCAGCGGCTACCGCTGGCCCGGCGTCAAGGGGCTTTACCTGACCGGGGCCAGCACCCATCCCGGCGGGGGCATCATGGGCGCGTCCGGGCGCACCGCGGCCCGAGTACTTCTCAGCGATCTGACGCGCCGGCGGTGGCAATGA
- a CDS encoding glycosyltransferase family 1 protein encodes MSKPLTIPTPALIVLSHLRWNFVYQRPQHLMTRAAKDRRVYYVEEPMFGDFANHFELERTECGVTVCTPYLQVGLAPAEAQSITAKLLADLVAEEHLTEYDLWVYSPMELPVAARLSPRVTVYDCMDELANFKGASPELRRREAALFQQADVVFTGGHRLYEAKCLQHGNVHPFPSSVEVSHFAQARAGLADPADQATLARPRLGFYGVIDERFDIELIGEVARRRPEWQFVLLGPVVKIDEAELPRGENLHYLGQKKYADLPAYLAHWDVALLPFALNASTEFISPTKTPEYLAAGVPVVSTGICDVIRPYGDGDMVRVADGADAFEAACAAALAEAGTSAARLRQERADAYLSQLSWDLTWQGMRDELEAAAVLHSAVPLAAGAAYFEGADD; translated from the coding sequence GTGTCTAAGCCCCTTACAATTCCGACTCCTGCCTTGATCGTGCTGTCTCATCTGCGCTGGAACTTTGTTTACCAGCGCCCACAGCACCTGATGACCCGGGCGGCCAAAGACCGACGTGTGTATTACGTTGAAGAACCCATGTTTGGCGACTTTGCCAATCATTTCGAACTGGAACGAACCGAGTGCGGCGTCACCGTGTGTACGCCTTATCTGCAAGTTGGGCTGGCTCCCGCCGAGGCCCAGTCGATCACAGCCAAACTGCTGGCTGACCTGGTGGCCGAAGAACACCTCACCGAATACGACCTGTGGGTGTATTCCCCCATGGAACTGCCGGTTGCCGCACGTCTGAGTCCACGCGTCACGGTCTACGACTGCATGGATGAACTGGCCAACTTCAAAGGCGCGTCACCGGAATTGCGCCGACGTGAAGCCGCGCTGTTCCAGCAGGCCGATGTGGTCTTTACTGGCGGTCACCGGCTGTACGAGGCCAAATGCCTCCAGCACGGCAACGTTCACCCCTTCCCGTCCAGCGTGGAGGTCAGTCACTTTGCACAGGCCCGCGCCGGTCTGGCTGACCCGGCCGATCAAGCAACGCTGGCCCGGCCACGTCTCGGGTTCTATGGTGTAATCGACGAGCGTTTCGACATCGAACTGATTGGCGAAGTGGCCCGGCGCCGCCCGGAGTGGCAGTTCGTGCTGCTGGGCCCCGTGGTCAAAATCGACGAGGCAGAGCTCCCACGTGGCGAAAACCTGCACTATCTGGGGCAGAAGAAATACGCAGACCTGCCAGCTTATCTTGCCCACTGGGACGTGGCACTGCTACCCTTCGCCCTGAATGCATCGACCGAATTCATCAGCCCCACGAAGACTCCAGAGTATCTGGCAGCAGGTGTTCCCGTGGTATCCACGGGGATCTGCGACGTGATTCGTCCTTACGGCGACGGTGACATGGTACGAGTCGCTGATGGTGCCGACGCCTTTGAAGCAGCCTGCGCCGCTGCTCTGGCAGAAGCCGGCACCTCTGCAGCCAGGCTCCGGCAGGAGCGCGCGGACGCCTATCTGTCACAGCTTTCCTGGGACCTGACGTGGCAGGGCATGCGTGACGAACTTGAAGCAGCAGCTGTCCTGCACTCGGCGGTACCTCTGGCCGCTGGAGCAGCGTACTTCGAGGGCGCCGATGACTGA
- the glf gene encoding UDP-galactopyranose mutase, translated as MTEPREMQARDNGKSFDYLIVGAGFAGSVLAERLANTGRRVLIVDRRPHIGGNAYDCYDDSGVLIHPYGPHIFHTNSKDVFEYLSQFTEWRPYQHRVLANVDGQLLPIPINLDTVNKLYGLNLTAFQVEEFFASVAEKVDSVRTSEDVVVSKVGRDLYNKFFRGYTRKQWGLDPSELDASVTARVPTRTNRDDRYFADTYQAMPLHGYTRMFQNMLSSPNISVMLNTDYRQIVDFIPHGHLIYTGPVDAFFDFCYGKLPYRSLEFRHETHDVDQLLPVGTVNYPNDYGYTRVSEFKHITGQRHHQTSVVYEYPQAEGDPYYPVPRPENAELYKRYEALAQQRNDVTFVGRLATYRYYNMDQVVAQSLATFRKLQGEKE; from the coding sequence ATGACTGAACCCCGGGAGATGCAGGCCCGGGACAACGGGAAAAGCTTCGATTACCTCATTGTGGGCGCCGGCTTTGCCGGAAGTGTGCTGGCCGAGCGGCTGGCAAACACTGGACGCCGGGTCCTGATCGTAGACCGCCGCCCCCATATCGGAGGCAACGCCTACGACTGCTACGACGACTCAGGCGTACTGATTCATCCGTATGGACCGCACATTTTCCATACCAACTCCAAGGACGTGTTCGAGTACCTGTCGCAGTTCACCGAGTGGCGCCCCTACCAGCACCGCGTACTGGCCAATGTCGATGGTCAGCTGCTGCCCATTCCGATCAACCTGGACACGGTCAACAAGCTGTACGGATTGAACCTGACGGCCTTTCAGGTGGAGGAATTCTTTGCCTCGGTGGCCGAGAAGGTCGACTCGGTCCGCACCAGCGAAGACGTTGTGGTCAGCAAAGTGGGCCGCGACCTGTACAACAAGTTCTTCCGGGGCTATACCCGCAAGCAGTGGGGCCTGGACCCCAGCGAACTCGACGCGAGCGTCACGGCCCGCGTCCCAACCCGCACCAACCGGGACGACCGGTACTTTGCCGATACCTATCAGGCCATGCCGCTGCACGGCTATACCCGCATGTTCCAGAACATGCTGTCGAGCCCGAACATCTCGGTGATGCTCAACACCGATTACCGTCAGATCGTGGATTTCATTCCGCACGGTCACCTGATCTACACGGGGCCTGTCGATGCGTTTTTTGACTTCTGCTACGGCAAACTGCCCTACCGCAGCCTGGAATTCCGCCACGAGACGCATGACGTGGATCAGCTGCTGCCCGTCGGGACTGTGAATTATCCCAACGATTACGGTTACACCCGCGTCAGTGAGTTCAAGCACATCACGGGGCAGCGGCATCATCAGACCAGCGTGGTGTACGAGTACCCGCAGGCTGAAGGGGATCCGTACTACCCGGTGCCCCGCCCGGAGAACGCTGAACTGTACAAGCGCTACGAGGCGCTGGCACAGCAGCGCAATGACGTGACCTTCGTGGGCCGTCTGGCAACCTACCGCTACTACAACATGGATCAGGTGGTGGCTCAGTCACTGGCCACCTTCCGCAAGCTGCAGGGCGAGAAGGAGTAG